In one Candidatus Omnitrophota bacterium genomic region, the following are encoded:
- the trpE gene encoding anthranilate synthase component I, which translates to MHYPSKEEFIAKSKQGNLIPVYKEILADVETPVSAFQKIDQGEYSYLLESVEKGEKVGRFSFLGGRPSLVFKSKGKEIEIIESDTRAKYKIKKIPFESNPLAKIKELMGKFKFVEVEGLPRFCGGMVGYMGYDTVRFFEKLPDENPDDLNLPDCMFILTDTILIFDHVDRKIKVVSNAHIEKQKSGNRRQISEVYEESIKKIDSIIDRLKKTEGRKQKTENRPQVSGELKIKSNFTQSEFEQTVLKAKKYIKAGDIIQVVLSQRFEIDLVVSPFDVYRYLRSLNPSPYMFYLKFQDITLVGSSPELHVRCEDDLVEIRPIAGTRQRGKNEKEDNRFTKDLLGDPKERAEHIMLVDLGRNDVGRVCRYKSVNVGELMTIEKYSHVIHIVSDITGRLKKNEDSFSLLKVTFPAGTVTGAPKIRAMEIIDELEKTRRGPYAGVVGYFSFSGNLDTCITIRTLVIKGNKAYIQAGAGIVAYSDPAKEYQETINKSKALVEAIKLAQEGL; encoded by the coding sequence ATGCATTATCCCTCTAAGGAAGAATTCATTGCTAAGTCAAAGCAGGGTAATTTGATACCTGTCTATAAAGAAATCCTGGCCGATGTAGAAACACCTGTCTCGGCATTCCAAAAGATAGACCAGGGTGAATATTCCTACCTTTTAGAATCAGTGGAAAAAGGGGAAAAGGTAGGCCGGTTTTCATTTTTAGGCGGCAGACCGTCGTTGGTTTTTAAAAGCAAGGGTAAAGAAATTGAAATAATAGAATCAGACACCAGAGCAAAATATAAAATTAAAAAAATTCCTTTTGAGAGTAATCCATTAGCTAAGATTAAAGAATTAATGGGTAAGTTTAAGTTTGTGGAAGTGGAGGGTTTGCCGAGATTCTGCGGAGGCATGGTCGGTTATATGGGGTATGATACAGTTAGGTTTTTTGAAAAATTGCCTGATGAAAATCCGGATGATTTAAATCTGCCTGATTGTATGTTTATATTGACCGACACTATTTTAATTTTTGACCATGTAGACCGCAAGATCAAGGTGGTTTCTAATGCGCATATAGAAAAACAGAAGTCAGGAAACAGAAGACAGATATCAGAGGTTTATGAGGAATCTATAAAAAAGATTGATTCGATTATCGATAGACTGAAGAAAACAGAAGGCAGAAAACAGAAAACAGAAAACAGACCACAAGTTTCCGGAGAATTAAAGATAAAATCCAATTTTACTCAAAGCGAATTTGAACAAACGGTTTTAAAAGCCAAGAAATATATAAAAGCAGGCGACATTATCCAGGTGGTTTTGTCGCAAAGGTTTGAGATCGATTTAGTAGTTAGTCCTTTCGATGTTTATCGATACCTGCGTTCTTTGAACCCCTCTCCTTATATGTTTTATTTAAAATTTCAAGACATTACTTTGGTTGGTTCCTCTCCGGAGCTTCATGTTAGATGCGAGGATGATTTAGTTGAAATAAGGCCCATAGCCGGGACAAGGCAGCGCGGGAAAAACGAGAAAGAAGATAACCGTTTTACGAAAGATCTGCTTGGCGATCCTAAAGAGAGAGCAGAACACATTATGCTGGTGGATCTGGGCAGGAATGATGTAGGCCGTGTCTGCCGATACAAAAGCGTTAATGTCGGAGAGCTGATGACTATTGAAAAATATTCACATGTTATTCATATTGTTAGTGATATAACGGGCAGATTGAAAAAGAACGAGGACTCTTTTTCTCTTTTAAAGGTCACATTTCCTGCCGGTACTGTTACCGGAGCGCCTAAAATAAGGGCCATGGAGATAATTGATGAACTGGAAAAAACAAGGCGCGGGCCGTATGCGGGAGTGGTCGGGTATTTTAGCTTTTCCGGGAACTTAGATACATGTATTACGATTAGAACTTTGGTTATTAAGGGCAATAAGGCTTATATTCAGGCAGGAGCGGGAATAGTGGCCTATTCAGATCCGGCAAAAGAATACCAGGAAACGATAAATAAGTCCAAAGCGCTTGTTGAAGCAATTAAATTAGCGCAGGAAGGGTTGTGA
- the nagB gene encoding glucosamine-6-phosphate deaminase has translation MKVIVCENKHETAKESARIFQQAIRSNPSIVLGLATGGTPVDMYRELIRLQKEEGLDFSRVVTFNLDEYLGLSADHDQSYRYFMDKMLFDHVNIDKSNTYVLNGLAKDPETECRQFEDAISKAGNIDLQLLGIGSNGHVAFNEPGSGLDSRTRVVNLTPKTIEDNARFFKSASDVPRQALTMGIATILETKKVVLIATGSNKAVAVSKAVNGPITSQIPASCLQHQSDCTFVIDKQAALDL, from the coding sequence ATCAAAGTAATAGTGTGCGAAAATAAACATGAGACTGCCAAAGAATCTGCCCGGATTTTCCAGCAGGCCATTCGCAGCAATCCTTCAATAGTTCTGGGGTTGGCTACAGGCGGTACTCCGGTAGATATGTACCGGGAATTAATCCGTCTGCAGAAAGAAGAGGGCCTTGATTTTTCCAGGGTAGTTACTTTTAATCTGGATGAGTATTTAGGGCTTTCAGCGGATCATGACCAGAGTTACCGTTATTTTATGGATAAGATGTTGTTTGATCATGTCAATATAGATAAATCCAATACTTATGTTTTGAACGGTCTTGCTAAAGATCCTGAGACTGAATGCAGGCAATTTGAGGATGCTATTTCAAAAGCAGGCAATATAGATTTACAACTGCTGGGTATTGGCTCAAACGGACATGTTGCGTTTAATGAACCCGGATCTGGTCTGGATTCAAGGACGCGTGTTGTAAACTTGACCCCAAAGACCATAGAAGATAATGCGCGTTTTTTTAAAAGCGCTTCTGATGTGCCCCGTCAGGCTCTTACTATGGGCATAGCTACTATTTTAGAAACTAAAAAGGTTGTTTTAATAGCTACCGGCAGTAATAAAGCCGTAGCTGTGAGTAAAGCTGTTAACGGCCCGATAACTTCCCAGATACCGGCATCTTGCTTACAGCATCAGTCGGATTGCACCTTTGTTATAGACAAGCAAGCTGCTTTAGATTTGTGA
- a CDS encoding AEC family transporter: MFIQILSKISVIFLLLLIGALAKYRRLLTEEATNDISKVVVVVTLPFLYFYTLATQCSKELLISTWMLPLAAVGLVLLAYLLGWLVSSFLCLDKPRRNTFIYLSAFTNCGFLAIPVAFALFGQQGVVRVVIFNVGYSLLLWTLGIWTLSRSTNKKKVDSLKNLINTGTIALLIGLLAGSFSIKLPSFFLETSDILGKATIPLALLVVGAILAGGKLNQKIPYKTILSLITCRLIIVPAVALGVTSIFNMPHLIRAIIVLQAAMPSASTTPLFIRRFGGGDSELAASGVFFTTLFSIITVPVFLSLV; this comes from the coding sequence ATGTTTATTCAAATTTTATCCAAGATCAGCGTTATTTTTCTGTTGTTATTGATCGGTGCTTTAGCCAAGTATAGAAGATTATTGACAGAGGAAGCAACCAATGATATTTCTAAGGTTGTAGTGGTTGTTACCCTGCCATTTTTGTATTTTTATACTTTGGCTACTCAGTGCTCTAAAGAGCTGTTAATAAGTACCTGGATGCTTCCCCTGGCAGCTGTTGGCCTTGTTCTCCTGGCTTATCTGCTTGGCTGGTTGGTTTCTTCTTTTCTTTGTCTGGATAAACCCCGCCGAAATACATTTATATACCTGTCCGCTTTTACCAACTGTGGGTTTTTAGCTATTCCTGTGGCCTTTGCTTTATTCGGTCAACAAGGGGTGGTAAGAGTGGTTATATTTAATGTTGGCTATAGCCTTCTGTTGTGGACGCTGGGGATATGGACATTAAGCCGCTCTACTAATAAAAAAAAGGTAGATTCTTTAAAAAATCTCATCAACACAGGTACAATAGCGCTTCTAATAGGATTATTGGCGGGAAGTTTTTCTATTAAACTACCTTCTTTTTTTCTGGAGACCAGCGATATTTTGGGGAAAGCAACTATTCCCTTAGCCTTGTTGGTGGTGGGAGCTATATTGGCCGGCGGAAAATTGAATCAGAAAATACCTTATAAGACCATTTTGTCTTTAATTACCTGCAGGTTGATTATTGTGCCGGCCGTGGCCTTAGGAGTTACCAGTATTTTTAATATGCCCCATTTGATTCGGGCGATAATAGTCTTGCAGGCAGCTATGCCCTCTGCCTCAACTACGCCGCTTTTTATCCGCCGGTTTGGGGGTGGAGATAGCGAACTTGCTGCTTCAGGGGTTTTCTTTACCACTTTGTTCAGCATTATAACCGTGCCTGTCTTTTTGAGCTTAGTTTGA
- a CDS encoding aminodeoxychorismate/anthranilate synthase component II, with protein sequence MILVIDNYDSFVYNLVQYLGELGEDIVVKRNDKIDLSGIKKLAPERIVISPGPGRPEQAGISKKAIKHFSSHIPILGVCLGHQCIGQVFGAKIVTAKRLLHGMTSFIYHNGKGIVKGVKNPFEATRYHSLIVDRDTLPSSLEIIAETEEKEIMGLRHKKYPVWGVQFHPESILTKEGKKILKNFLAG encoded by the coding sequence ATGATATTAGTCATTGACAACTATGATTCTTTTGTTTACAACCTTGTGCAATATCTGGGCGAATTGGGCGAGGATATAGTCGTTAAAAGAAACGATAAAATAGATTTGTCCGGGATTAAAAAACTGGCGCCTGAGAGAATAGTCATATCTCCCGGACCGGGCAGGCCGGAACAGGCGGGCATATCTAAAAAGGCAATAAAACATTTTAGCAGCCATATTCCGATACTTGGTGTTTGCCTTGGCCATCAGTGTATTGGCCAGGTTTTTGGAGCAAAGATAGTTACGGCCAAGAGACTGCTCCACGGCATGACATCATTTATATATCATAACGGGAAAGGCATAGTTAAGGGTGTTAAGAATCCCTTTGAGGCCACCCGGTACCATTCATTGATAGTAGACAGGGATACTTTGCCGTCTTCACTTGAGATCATAGCTGAAACAGAAGAGAAAGAAATTATGGGCTTAAGGCACAAAAAATATCCTGTCTGGGGTGTTCAGTTTCATCCAGAGTCGATTTTGACCAAAGAAGGAAAAAAGATACTGAAAAATTTTTTGGCAGGATAG